One stretch of Corallococcus exiguus DNA includes these proteins:
- a CDS encoding GAF domain-containing protein: MAEVTLDLRGQPKTEAYAELKTHALAILEGVDDDICAMATMSSLLHNAFGHLWTGFYRVVTPGKLLRVGPYQGTLGCLEITFGKGVCGTSAAKGETVVVADVHAFPGHITCDGRSASEIVVPVYGRNRELLAVLDIDSEHKNTFDDVDRAALEDLMSWFQHRTA; the protein is encoded by the coding sequence ATGGCCGAAGTCACCCTGGATCTGCGCGGTCAGCCCAAGACCGAGGCATACGCCGAGCTGAAGACCCACGCGCTCGCCATCCTCGAAGGCGTGGATGACGACATCTGCGCGATGGCGACGATGAGCAGCCTGCTGCACAACGCCTTCGGCCACCTGTGGACGGGCTTCTACCGGGTGGTGACGCCCGGGAAGCTGCTGCGCGTGGGCCCCTACCAGGGGACGCTCGGGTGCCTGGAGATCACCTTCGGCAAGGGCGTGTGCGGCACGTCCGCGGCGAAGGGCGAGACGGTGGTGGTGGCGGACGTGCACGCCTTCCCGGGCCACATCACCTGCGACGGGCGCTCCGCGTCTGAAATCGTGGTGCCGGTGTACGGGCGCAACCGCGAGCTGCTCGCCGTGCTCGACATCGACTCCGAGCACAAGAACACCTTCGACGACGTGGACCGCGCGGCGCTGGAGGACCTGATGTCCTGGTTCCAGCACCGCACGGCCTGA
- a CDS encoding SIR2 family NAD-dependent protein deacylase, translating to MEPLVLDSKTRLLVLTGAGVSAESGVPTFRGMNGLWENHPVEAVASPQGFEANPALVWRFYSQRRTGAADVKPNPGHDALVRWEQHLGDRFLLATQNVDGLHTKAGSQRVVDMHGNLFRTKCADCQRAPFADTSVHPSGTVPKCDGCGGRLRPDIVWFGEMLDPKDLARIGEFITRNDGTRLVFLAAGTSGAVWPAAGIVDEVRSVRGDTWLVNYESAANTERFHHFVQGQSGQVLPTLAKLA from the coding sequence GTGGAACCGCTCGTCCTGGATTCGAAAACCCGCCTGCTCGTGCTCACCGGTGCCGGAGTCTCCGCGGAGAGCGGGGTGCCCACCTTCCGGGGCATGAACGGGCTGTGGGAGAACCACCCCGTGGAGGCGGTGGCGTCCCCGCAGGGCTTCGAGGCGAACCCCGCGCTTGTCTGGCGTTTCTACTCGCAGCGTCGGACGGGGGCGGCGGACGTGAAGCCCAACCCGGGCCACGACGCGCTGGTGCGCTGGGAGCAGCACCTGGGTGACCGCTTCCTCCTGGCTACGCAGAACGTGGACGGCCTGCACACCAAGGCGGGCAGCCAGCGCGTGGTGGACATGCACGGCAACCTCTTCCGCACGAAGTGCGCGGACTGCCAGCGTGCGCCCTTCGCCGACACCTCCGTGCACCCGTCGGGCACGGTGCCGAAGTGCGACGGCTGCGGGGGCCGGCTGCGGCCGGACATCGTCTGGTTCGGGGAGATGCTGGACCCCAAGGACCTGGCGCGCATTGGCGAGTTCATCACGCGCAACGACGGCACGCGGCTGGTGTTCCTGGCCGCGGGCACGTCCGGAGCGGTGTGGCCCGCGGCGGGCATCGTGGACGAGGTGCGCTCCGTGCGCGGGGACACGTGGCTCGTGAACTACGAGTCCGCCGCGAACACGGAGCGCTTCCACCACTTCGTCCAGGGACAGAGCGGACAGGTGCTGCCCACCCTGGCGAAGCTCGCCTGA
- a CDS encoding poly(A) polymerase, whose translation MSQERFTTSREVYHRIRWDSRHDAREFVVGYDAHRGALEEMPFEAFVPDGEIPWHRVWYFKRGTLVVWDRKARIDLLSNTRPAEETAPPQPVTVPGFTPLPAWRYDARAGSWTQASREPGNAPPAAAPLTVATFNVLFDLYDAQLLATERRTPAALALLRETDADVIALQEVTPSFLKALHSEPWVREHFWMSDGPGAQTVTPYGQVLLSRVPFASLWQRVFSRDKRIIAAELHLSDGTLWVATPHLTSDRDASGASARAVQVEALLEWARVLGSTSETEAPDLVLAGDFNFGDGAPEAESFARAGFVDAWSSLRPSEAGETFNPRLNSLAALTTVSGTLRRLDRVLVVSPSGRLAPESVELFGEAPLAGPPGPSGQALFASDHFGLRCVLRRKAIESLEAPSTALVHHTALVLIPPDDVWGPIQALRKKHDAKFQRWMPHITLLYPFVPEEDFETAEAILVDALQGVEPFDVTLSTFGHFEHRANATAWLRPDDQPSDALAALHAKLAAALPECASSAHGGFTPHLSVGQLPLSADIVRTLGEWQQAWRPLKFRVGELCLIRRKGDTPFEVIRRIPLAQAPRAIPEHEDAPLRDALASIGAAESHEGHAARTAAVAQLRQHCERIGATLHPYGSYLLGTDGAGSDVDAVAIGPASLPRDDFARALLQELAPGTARYVADAAIPLVKLSLGGVSFDLAYASRPEGVPPEAPLTLLEQHGERLDPASLRAVLGLADTLGLMNAVARDAERTARFQTLMLAVKAWARARGIYSHALGYLGGLSWTLLAAWACTRATPDAMRSDAALLAHFFGTFASWPWPQPVTLTPETARYRPEGKRDLLPVIAPALPARNTARNVSRSTYRVIREELLRARELVAKARTSRTPSAWATLFQPLSANETPPVMLRLSVDAPTAEDREVVAGWILGHVTALVYRLEGDRRLSVRPLQPALASGALLIGLEVREARDAAALSWHPSSPLFAAVDAFRASFQEWTHRPSGAVLQVEWVRGNDSARSDTPAP comes from the coding sequence ATGTCCCAGGAACGCTTCACGACCAGCCGCGAGGTGTATCACCGGATCCGGTGGGACTCGCGGCATGACGCCCGCGAGTTCGTCGTCGGTTACGACGCTCACCGCGGCGCGCTGGAGGAGATGCCCTTCGAGGCGTTCGTCCCCGACGGCGAGATTCCGTGGCACCGCGTCTGGTACTTCAAGCGCGGGACCCTGGTGGTGTGGGACCGCAAGGCGCGCATCGACCTGCTGAGCAATACCCGGCCCGCGGAAGAGACCGCGCCACCCCAGCCCGTCACGGTGCCTGGGTTCACGCCCTTGCCCGCATGGCGGTACGACGCGCGCGCTGGATCGTGGACCCAGGCCTCTCGTGAGCCGGGCAACGCGCCTCCCGCCGCGGCGCCGCTCACCGTCGCCACCTTCAACGTCCTCTTCGACCTGTACGACGCGCAGTTGCTGGCGACCGAGCGCAGGACCCCGGCGGCGCTCGCGCTGCTCCGTGAGACCGACGCGGACGTCATCGCGCTCCAGGAAGTCACCCCGTCGTTCCTCAAAGCCCTGCACTCCGAACCCTGGGTGCGCGAACACTTCTGGATGTCTGATGGTCCCGGCGCGCAGACCGTGACGCCCTACGGACAGGTGCTCCTATCGCGCGTGCCGTTCGCCTCTTTGTGGCAGCGCGTCTTCTCCCGCGACAAGCGCATCATCGCCGCCGAACTGCACCTGTCGGACGGAACGCTGTGGGTGGCCACTCCACACCTGACGAGCGACCGGGATGCGTCCGGAGCCTCCGCGCGCGCCGTCCAGGTCGAGGCCCTCCTTGAGTGGGCCCGCGTGCTCGGCTCCACGAGCGAGACCGAGGCCCCGGACCTGGTGCTGGCCGGTGACTTCAACTTTGGCGACGGTGCGCCGGAAGCAGAGTCCTTCGCGCGCGCTGGCTTCGTGGATGCGTGGTCCTCGCTGAGACCTTCGGAAGCGGGGGAGACATTCAACCCTCGGTTGAACAGCCTGGCGGCGCTCACCACCGTCTCGGGAACGCTCCGGCGGTTGGACCGGGTGCTGGTGGTGTCTCCTTCGGGCCGGCTCGCTCCTGAGTCCGTGGAACTCTTCGGCGAAGCGCCCCTGGCGGGACCGCCCGGGCCCAGCGGACAGGCCCTCTTCGCTTCGGATCACTTCGGCCTGCGCTGTGTCCTGCGCCGTAAGGCTATCGAGTCTCTCGAGGCGCCCTCCACGGCGCTGGTCCATCACACGGCCCTGGTACTCATCCCTCCTGACGACGTCTGGGGCCCCATCCAGGCGCTGCGCAAGAAGCACGACGCGAAGTTCCAGCGGTGGATGCCTCACATCACGCTGCTGTATCCCTTCGTTCCGGAAGAGGACTTCGAGACGGCGGAAGCCATCCTCGTGGATGCCCTTCAGGGCGTCGAACCCTTCGACGTGACGCTCTCCACGTTCGGCCACTTCGAGCACCGCGCCAATGCGACAGCGTGGCTCCGCCCTGACGACCAGCCCTCCGACGCGCTGGCGGCCCTGCACGCGAAGCTCGCGGCGGCCCTTCCCGAATGTGCCTCGTCCGCTCACGGTGGCTTCACGCCCCATCTCTCCGTGGGACAGCTTCCGCTCTCCGCGGACATCGTCCGAACGCTCGGCGAGTGGCAGCAAGCATGGCGGCCGCTGAAGTTCCGCGTGGGCGAGCTCTGCCTCATCCGGAGGAAGGGTGACACGCCCTTCGAGGTCATCCGGCGCATTCCCCTGGCACAGGCGCCCCGCGCAATCCCGGAGCACGAAGACGCTCCGCTGCGCGATGCACTGGCTTCCATCGGCGCCGCCGAGTCACACGAAGGACACGCCGCCAGGACCGCGGCGGTGGCTCAACTGCGTCAGCATTGCGAACGGATCGGCGCCACGTTGCATCCGTATGGCTCCTATCTCCTGGGCACGGATGGCGCGGGCAGTGACGTGGACGCGGTCGCCATCGGACCGGCGAGCCTGCCCCGCGATGACTTCGCGCGAGCGCTCCTCCAGGAACTGGCACCGGGCACGGCCCGCTATGTGGCGGACGCCGCCATCCCGCTGGTGAAGCTGTCACTCGGAGGCGTGAGCTTCGACCTGGCCTATGCGAGCCGTCCGGAGGGCGTGCCCCCGGAGGCCCCCCTGACGCTGCTTGAGCAGCACGGCGAGCGGCTCGACCCCGCGAGCCTCCGCGCGGTGTTGGGCCTGGCCGATACATTGGGCCTGATGAACGCCGTCGCTCGTGACGCCGAGCGGACCGCGCGGTTCCAGACCTTGATGCTCGCGGTGAAGGCCTGGGCCAGGGCCCGGGGCATCTACTCACACGCGCTGGGCTATCTCGGTGGGTTGTCGTGGACGCTGCTCGCGGCCTGGGCCTGCACCCGCGCGACTCCGGATGCCATGCGGTCCGACGCGGCGCTGCTCGCGCACTTCTTCGGCACCTTCGCCTCCTGGCCGTGGCCGCAACCCGTGACGCTCACGCCCGAAACCGCGCGCTACCGGCCTGAAGGAAAGCGCGATCTCCTGCCCGTCATCGCCCCCGCGCTCCCTGCTCGAAACACCGCGCGCAACGTGTCGCGGTCCACCTACCGCGTCATCCGGGAGGAACTGCTCCGTGCTCGCGAGCTCGTGGCCAAGGCCCGGACCTCACGCACGCCTTCCGCCTGGGCGACGCTCTTCCAGCCTCTGAGCGCCAACGAGACCCCACCAGTCATGTTGCGCCTGTCCGTCGATGCACCCACCGCCGAGGACCGGGAGGTCGTCGCGGGGTGGATCCTCGGACACGTCACGGCTCTGGTGTATCGGCTGGAAGGAGACCGTCGTCTCTCCGTGCGTCCGCTGCAACCCGCACTGGCTTCAGGAGCGCTGCTCATCGGTCTGGAGGTGCGTGAAGCACGGGACGCGGCTGCGTTGTCCTGGCATCCGTCCAGTCCGCTGTTCGCGGCCGTGGATGCCTTCCGCGCGTCGTTCCAGGAATGGACGCACCGCCCATCCGGCGCGGTGCTCCAGGTCGAGTGGGTTCGTGGCAATGACAGCGCACGGAGCGACACTCCCGCTCCGTGA
- a CDS encoding DUF6068 family protein translates to MTMRPSLPLAALLGAALSFLPGCESTKSSGPSASDTRADNAASVQAAEAWSRARVGDRVTYSFSATRGPEPRGGGTARTVQGQLTLEVVAVQQPWVWVRAAYSDEGGKPLPQAKLAKDLIIPVRADMTRALDVPHGGTATAEVASSAGRNWEAVRYVTDQRSFDGPLRTRVYANAPGPLYLARGLIEGSTESAGFRVPGGYQLKLKEVREGSADASAPVPALERPLGPGAYYERYVDVGPGPGVQRVCFTAERGYLLRTEGPVEANAAPCADFSQAEPEPLEELLMGIPSEVVFTEDWPPAAAANGARGTFSAEGHNVPALITQSSEDVEGTQRAFSETYAADPWAPGLAGLPYEARFQPLANTTERVVPGGKNEPEGGTKIVRWGSWLAGQK, encoded by the coding sequence ATGACCATGCGCCCTTCCCTTCCCCTTGCCGCGCTGTTGGGTGCGGCCCTGTCGTTCCTCCCCGGCTGCGAGAGCACGAAGTCGAGCGGCCCTTCCGCATCCGACACGCGAGCCGACAATGCGGCGTCCGTGCAGGCCGCCGAGGCCTGGTCGCGCGCACGCGTGGGAGACCGCGTCACCTATTCCTTCAGTGCGACGCGGGGTCCCGAGCCTCGCGGTGGCGGCACCGCGCGCACGGTCCAGGGACAGCTGACACTGGAAGTAGTGGCCGTGCAGCAACCCTGGGTCTGGGTGCGCGCGGCCTACAGCGATGAGGGCGGCAAGCCGCTGCCCCAGGCGAAGCTGGCGAAGGATCTGATCATCCCCGTGCGCGCGGACATGACACGCGCGCTCGACGTGCCGCACGGAGGCACGGCCACCGCGGAGGTCGCCTCCAGCGCGGGACGCAACTGGGAGGCCGTGCGCTACGTCACCGACCAGCGCTCCTTCGATGGTCCCCTGCGCACGCGCGTGTATGCCAATGCGCCGGGCCCGCTGTACCTCGCCCGTGGCCTGATTGAAGGGAGCACGGAGTCCGCCGGCTTCCGCGTGCCGGGCGGATACCAGCTGAAGCTAAAAGAGGTCCGTGAGGGCTCGGCCGATGCCAGCGCCCCGGTGCCCGCGCTGGAGCGGCCCCTGGGCCCGGGCGCGTACTACGAGCGATACGTGGACGTGGGTCCTGGCCCCGGAGTGCAGCGCGTGTGCTTCACCGCGGAGCGCGGCTACCTCCTGCGCACCGAGGGCCCCGTCGAAGCCAATGCAGCCCCCTGCGCCGACTTCTCCCAGGCAGAGCCGGAGCCCCTGGAGGAGCTGCTGATGGGCATCCCCTCGGAGGTGGTGTTCACGGAGGACTGGCCGCCCGCCGCGGCGGCCAACGGCGCCCGGGGCACGTTCAGCGCGGAGGGCCACAATGTTCCCGCGCTCATCACCCAGAGCAGCGAGGACGTCGAAGGCACCCAGCGCGCCTTCTCCGAGACCTACGCGGCCGACCCGTGGGCGCCGGGGCTCGCGGGCCTGCCGTATGAAGCGCGCTTCCAGCCGCTCGCCAACACCACCGAGCGAGTGGTGCCGGGCGGCAAGAACGAGCCCGAGGGCGGCACGAAAATCGTGCGCTGGGGCTCGTGGCTCGCGGGACAGAAGTAA
- a CDS encoding zinc-dependent metalloprotease — MFKKAAVLVASCGAMLSGCGTDLETENQEIISNLVEAGFPADDIMVAEGQVYVGRDAHVTLEASREMLQPASKETQEQYRTTNVVSSSKTKICINPTSTFNSYTRLSQGLDLAIQNYNQRGLSFTMARGPTTGCSANITATVTSGAGGSAGFPSGGNPYGTINIGTSLNTYSVDVNEHVITHELGHCIGFRHSDYYNRAISCGGAASNEGTAGVGAILISGTPSTATVGGSIMNSCFRSTETGEWTSSDITALNAIY; from the coding sequence ATGTTCAAGAAGGCGGCAGTCCTCGTGGCGAGCTGTGGTGCGATGCTGTCTGGCTGCGGTACCGACCTGGAGACCGAGAACCAGGAGATCATCTCCAACCTGGTCGAGGCCGGTTTCCCCGCGGACGACATCATGGTCGCCGAGGGTCAGGTGTACGTGGGCCGTGACGCGCACGTCACCCTGGAGGCGTCCCGCGAGATGCTCCAGCCGGCGAGCAAGGAGACCCAGGAGCAGTACCGCACGACGAACGTCGTCAGCTCCAGCAAGACGAAGATCTGCATCAACCCCACGTCCACGTTCAACAGCTACACCCGCCTGAGCCAGGGCCTGGATCTCGCGATCCAGAACTACAACCAGCGCGGCCTGAGCTTCACGATGGCGCGTGGCCCCACCACGGGCTGCAGCGCGAACATCACCGCGACGGTGACCTCCGGCGCCGGCGGCTCCGCGGGCTTCCCGTCGGGCGGCAACCCCTACGGCACCATCAACATCGGCACCAGCCTGAACACCTACAGCGTGGACGTGAACGAGCACGTCATCACGCACGAGCTCGGCCACTGCATCGGCTTCCGTCACTCGGACTACTACAACCGCGCCATCAGCTGCGGCGGCGCCGCCAGCAACGAGGGCACGGCGGGCGTGGGCGCCATCCTCATCAGCGGCACGCCGAGCACCGCGACGGTCGGCGGCTCCATCATGAACTCCTGCTTCCGCTCGACGGAGACGGGCGAGTGGACCAGCTCCGACATCACGGCGCTGAACGCCATCTACTAA
- a CDS encoding trypsin-like serine peptidase, translated as MALRPLESFMSPRGRILAGTFILLGLTACGKEEVPADSHPVVCESPAASRVRQPPEVRGQTQCGPTENFTPINSYQGEFADVAQTVEDAVVLIDGRCTGTLIEASAGPVVVTAGHCASLGDRPLLVFNFEDQSDGDPLITEGTVIEQSLEPDYALIQLDVIPQVAPVLLSAVPSERLAIIQHPRGKPKVIAEGDYLDACDSLVYYVDLDTLVGSSGAGVLNRQGHLVGVHTDGDCDATGRGANRGWTMEAIVAASPYLVDADIVAR; from the coding sequence ATGGCGTTGCGACCCCTTGAGTCCTTCATGAGTCCGAGGGGTCGCATCCTCGCGGGCACCTTCATCCTCCTGGGCCTTACGGCCTGTGGAAAGGAAGAGGTGCCCGCGGATTCCCATCCGGTGGTGTGTGAGAGCCCCGCGGCGTCGCGGGTGCGCCAGCCTCCGGAGGTTCGCGGCCAGACGCAGTGTGGCCCGACCGAGAACTTCACTCCCATCAACAGCTACCAGGGCGAGTTCGCGGACGTCGCGCAGACGGTCGAGGACGCGGTCGTCCTGATTGACGGGCGCTGCACCGGAACACTGATTGAAGCGAGCGCGGGTCCCGTGGTGGTGACGGCGGGACATTGTGCCTCTCTCGGTGACCGGCCGCTGCTCGTCTTCAACTTCGAGGACCAGTCCGACGGAGACCCGCTCATCACCGAGGGCACCGTCATCGAGCAGTCGCTCGAACCCGACTACGCGCTCATCCAACTGGACGTGATTCCCCAGGTGGCGCCGGTCCTGCTTTCGGCCGTTCCCAGCGAGCGGCTGGCCATCATCCAGCATCCCCGGGGCAAGCCCAAGGTCATCGCCGAAGGCGACTACCTGGATGCCTGCGACTCACTGGTCTACTACGTGGACCTGGACACCCTGGTCGGAAGCTCCGGTGCGGGCGTGCTCAACCGTCAGGGCCACCTGGTGGGCGTCCACACCGACGGCGATTGCGACGCGACAGGCCGTGGCGCCAACCGGGGTTGGACGATGGAAGCGATTGTCGCTGCGTCCCCGTACCTGGTGGACGCCGACATCGTCGCGCGCTGA
- a CDS encoding zinc-dependent metalloprotease — protein MFKSAAVLVVSCGALLSGCGTDLGEEHQETISNLIEAGFQARDIKVVDVSVYVGGDAQVSVEASREMLQSGGDSEEQYRTTNVINKAVVRKICINPTSAFNTYSRLSQGLDLAIQNYNALGLCFTMVRGPTTGCNANITAATAAGMVYSSGYPSGGLPYGTINIGTGWNTSPLDTVEHIITHELGHAVGMRHSDYYSQVISCGTGGSEGTAGVGAILIPGTPSTSYVNGSIFNACLPANPTGEFTSTDITALTYLYRC, from the coding sequence ATGTTCAAGAGTGCGGCAGTGCTCGTGGTGAGCTGTGGTGCGTTGCTGTCCGGCTGTGGGACCGACCTGGGGGAGGAGCACCAGGAGACCATCTCCAACCTGATCGAGGCGGGGTTCCAGGCCCGCGACATCAAGGTCGTGGACGTGTCCGTCTACGTGGGCGGCGACGCGCAGGTGAGCGTCGAAGCATCCCGCGAAATGCTCCAGTCCGGTGGGGACAGCGAGGAGCAGTACCGGACGACGAACGTCATCAACAAGGCGGTCGTGAGGAAGATCTGCATCAACCCCACGTCCGCGTTCAACACCTACAGCCGCCTCAGCCAGGGCCTGGACCTGGCCATCCAGAACTACAACGCCCTGGGCCTCTGCTTCACGATGGTGCGGGGCCCGACCACCGGCTGCAACGCGAACATCACGGCGGCGACCGCGGCGGGCATGGTCTACAGCTCGGGCTACCCCTCCGGTGGCCTTCCCTACGGGACCATCAACATCGGCACGGGGTGGAACACCTCGCCGCTCGACACGGTCGAGCACATCATCACCCACGAGCTGGGGCATGCGGTCGGCATGCGCCACTCGGACTACTACTCCCAGGTCATCAGCTGCGGCACGGGCGGCAGCGAGGGCACGGCGGGCGTGGGGGCCATCCTCATCCCCGGCACGCCCTCCACGTCCTACGTGAACGGGTCCATCTTCAACGCCTGCCTCCCGGCGAACCCGACCGGTGAGTTCACCAGCACGGACATCACCGCACTGACGTACCTCTACCGCTGCTGA
- a CDS encoding TetR/AcrR family transcriptional regulator yields MSGTASGTTRQEQERSRVTRQKLMTAAIEVLVEKGWAGATMGAIAERAGVSRGACQHHFPTRAALVAAAVEHVFRQQVEELVRRAKGLPESRRRVEPLLNLLHDVYAGPLFTAATHLWVAAVADEELKAILLPLETHVGREVHRLTVELLGLDERDRDVRDAVRATLDLLRGLALANLLHDDTARRRKVLAHWARTLEAQLTPKRATQAD; encoded by the coding sequence ATGAGCGGCACGGCGAGCGGAACGACACGGCAGGAGCAGGAGCGCAGCCGGGTGACGCGGCAGAAGCTGATGACGGCCGCCATCGAAGTGCTGGTGGAGAAGGGCTGGGCGGGGGCGACCATGGGCGCCATCGCGGAGCGCGCGGGAGTGTCACGCGGCGCCTGCCAGCACCACTTCCCGACGCGCGCGGCCCTGGTCGCGGCCGCCGTCGAGCACGTCTTCCGCCAGCAGGTCGAAGAGCTGGTGCGGCGCGCGAAGGGCCTGCCGGAGAGCCGGCGGCGCGTCGAGCCACTGCTGAACCTGCTCCACGACGTCTACGCCGGCCCGCTCTTCACCGCCGCGACGCACCTCTGGGTGGCGGCCGTGGCGGATGAAGAGCTGAAGGCCATCCTGCTGCCGTTGGAGACGCACGTCGGCCGTGAAGTACACCGGCTCACCGTCGAGCTGCTGGGGCTCGATGAGCGCGACCGCGACGTCCGCGACGCCGTGCGTGCGACGCTGGACCTCCTTCGCGGACTGGCGTTGGCGAACCTGCTCCACGACGACACGGCCCGGCGCCGCAAGGTGCTGGCCCACTGGGCGCGGACGCTCGAAGCGCAGCTCACGCCCAAGCGCGCGACGCAGGCGGACTGA
- a CDS encoding acyclic terpene utilization AtuA family protein, with the protein MDARSLRIGNASGFYGDRFSAFREMLEGGPLDVLTGDYLAELTMLILGRDRLKNPSSGYAKTFLRQLEETLGLAVERKVRIVANAGGLNPEGLANDLRTLATKLGLTVSVAHVEGDDLVGRADELGFEQPLTANAYLGGWGIAACLEAGADIVVTGRVTDASLVVGPAAAHFGWKRDDWDRIAGAMVAGHVLECGAQATGGNFARFGEVDARRPGFPLAEIFADGSSIITKHPYTGGAVTVDTVKAQLVYEIGGARYAGPDATARFDTIVVDADGTDRVRLSGVRGEPPPPDVKVCLNRLGGFRSEAQFMLVGLDIEEKAALVRAQLDATLEPRPAEVLYTLARTDHADAPSEEQASATLRVTVKDADPKVAGRAFSGAVVELALSSYPGFFLPSLPGDASPFGVYTPAYVDARKVPHVAVLPDGRRIDVLPTEETRGLEAVPAPSLPAPLLAGPTRRVPLGQVALARSGDKGGDANIGVWVRTDEAWSWLVHTLTEEQLRKLLPEARELKVQRHVLPNLRALNFVIEGLLGEGVSSSTRFDQQAKALGEWLRSRHVDVPESLL; encoded by the coding sequence ATGGACGCGCGTTCGCTGCGTATCGGCAATGCATCCGGCTTCTACGGCGACCGCTTCTCCGCGTTCCGGGAGATGCTGGAGGGCGGTCCGCTGGACGTCCTCACCGGCGACTACCTGGCGGAGCTGACCATGCTCATCCTGGGCAGGGATCGGCTGAAGAACCCGTCCAGTGGGTACGCGAAGACGTTCCTGCGCCAGCTGGAGGAGACGCTTGGCCTCGCGGTGGAGCGCAAGGTCCGCATCGTCGCCAACGCCGGTGGCCTCAACCCGGAGGGGCTCGCGAACGACCTGCGCACGCTCGCCACGAAGCTTGGGTTGACCGTCAGCGTCGCGCACGTCGAAGGCGATGACCTCGTCGGACGCGCGGACGAGCTGGGCTTCGAGCAGCCCCTCACCGCGAATGCGTACCTTGGTGGCTGGGGCATCGCAGCGTGCCTGGAAGCGGGCGCGGACATCGTCGTCACGGGGCGTGTGACGGACGCATCGCTCGTCGTCGGTCCCGCGGCCGCCCACTTTGGATGGAAGCGCGACGACTGGGACCGCATTGCTGGCGCCATGGTCGCGGGCCACGTCCTCGAGTGCGGAGCCCAGGCGACCGGCGGCAACTTCGCGCGCTTCGGTGAAGTCGACGCGCGCCGTCCCGGCTTCCCGCTCGCGGAGATCTTCGCGGACGGGTCCAGCATCATCACCAAGCATCCGTACACCGGCGGCGCCGTCACCGTCGACACCGTGAAGGCCCAGCTCGTCTATGAGATTGGCGGTGCCCGCTACGCAGGCCCGGACGCGACGGCGCGCTTCGACACCATCGTGGTGGACGCCGACGGCACGGACCGGGTGCGCCTGTCTGGCGTGCGCGGTGAGCCGCCTCCTCCGGACGTGAAGGTGTGTCTGAACCGGCTCGGCGGCTTCCGCAGCGAGGCCCAGTTCATGCTCGTCGGCCTCGACATCGAGGAGAAGGCCGCGCTCGTGCGCGCCCAACTCGACGCGACGCTCGAGCCCCGGCCCGCCGAAGTCCTCTACACGCTCGCGCGCACCGACCACGCCGACGCTCCGAGCGAGGAGCAGGCGTCGGCGACGCTGCGGGTCACCGTGAAGGATGCCGACCCCAAGGTCGCCGGCCGTGCCTTCAGCGGCGCCGTGGTGGAGCTCGCCTTGTCCAGCTACCCCGGCTTCTTCCTCCCCTCGCTGCCCGGTGATGCTTCGCCCTTCGGCGTCTACACCCCGGCGTATGTGGATGCGCGCAAGGTGCCGCACGTCGCGGTGCTCCCGGATGGCCGGCGCATCGACGTGCTGCCGACGGAGGAGACGCGGGGGCTTGAAGCGGTCCCCGCGCCGTCGCTGCCCGCGCCGCTGCTGGCGGGCCCCACCCGGCGTGTGCCGCTCGGCCAGGTGGCCCTGGCGCGCAGCGGAGACAAGGGTGGGGACGCGAACATCGGGGTCTGGGTCCGTACCGACGAGGCCTGGAGCTGGCTGGTGCACACGCTCACGGAGGAGCAGCTGCGCAAGCTGCTTCCGGAGGCGCGGGAGCTCAAGGTCCAGCGGCACGTGCTGCCGAACCTGCGCGCCCTGAACTTCGTCATCGAGGGCCTGCTCGGCGAAGGTGTCTCGTCCTCCACCCGTTTCGATCAACAGGCCAAGGCGCTCGGCGAGTGGCTGCGCTCGCGCCATGTCGACGTCCCTGAATCGCTTCTGTAG